From the genome of Nasonia vitripennis strain AsymCx chromosome 1, Nvit_psr_1.1, whole genome shotgun sequence, one region includes:
- the LOC100119438 gene encoding roquin-2, with protein sequence MPIQAPQWTEFLSCPVCCHDFDVAIRGPISLGCGHTICRTCLANLHRKQCPFDQSAINTEIEKLPVNEALLQLVGNSVPSNNAATTFQALLSPEDFTHYLVAKRCIEELALYLKPCQATPNNATGIGLVSRPMQRKLVTLVGCQLVEPEGRARAIRAARSLGERSVTELILQHQNPQQLSANLWAAVRARGCQFLGPGMQEEVLKLVLLALEDGSALSRKVLVMFVVQRLEPHFPQASKTSIGHVVQLLYRASCFKVSKREGDSSLMQLKEEFRTYEALRREHDAQIVQIATEAGLRIAPDQWSALLYGDTGHKSHMQSIIDKLQTPQSFAQSVQELVIALQRTPDPGQLSSLRPQLELLASIDPSPESEPPSWTECRSALEAIKIVVSALVEFIQQHGNRKSQDGAHNSSQSKYKVSMCRDLALRGSCPRATSCTFAHSDLELDKYRSKNRKLGTRSSMPINGNADVKSEKALIVTTGGGGGGGGTNKGFKQCKDATNNFNKNHDNSHRENFNQINKSNQAQHTSANNENFIGSLTNYMLPGTQNVSRIIPQKDIQCGHYIVPTGTGSLDYAAANLHLWDPTQIGPGMQTVFPNNNNNNNKKSRTAAKTLAVLLQRRMEIINQLENMVSKQAPSQMKANYYDIQSDSLYPNFSIWTNAPTNQSNPGNINFTNNFICNDSILYDDEFIPFDASSANKYGPISRLSKSILRPTNGVQQNGLYNDGVANSISTLRPVPASSPMASRFYNQPFTAIGTNGGMQQISNSGLNDAYITLNRNLPETASQMQIPRQDCMSKDLIIESQKVKQQLKNLEKKINDLKLATQGATYSEGERLAQELQMIEAGIREKEKDVCNWSPYSNMAWIQPPVNPLNNQSINRDFKAEEEDTYEVDIANDMREFELRWESELQEQEERWSKEEEVKK encoded by the exons AGTGCTATCAACACAGAGATCGAAAAGCTACCAGTAAATGAAGCATTACTGCAGTTAGTGGGCAACTCTGTACCAAGCAACAATGCAGCGACAACATTTCAAGCGCTTCTATCCCCCGAAGATTTCACCCATTACCTGGTGGCCAAGCGTTGTATTGAGGAACTTGCACTGTACCTCAAACCATGCCAAGCCACACCTAACAATGCTACAG gCATTGGTTTAGTATCTAGGCCAATGCAAAGGAAACTTGTGACTTTGGTTGGGTGTCAACTTGTAGAACCAGAAGGAAGAGCAAGAGCCATAAGAGCTGCAAGAAGTTTAGGAGAAAGATCAGTTACAGAACTAATTTTGCAACATCAAAATCCCCAGCAGCTTAGTGCCAATCTTTGGGCTGCTGTTCGAGCTAGAGGATGTCAATTTCTTGGGCCAG GTATGCAAGAAGAGGTGTTGAAGCTTGTGCTTTTAGCCCTCGAAGATGGATCAGCTCTATCCCGAAAAGTGCTAGTTATGTTCGTAGTCCAGCGCTTAGAACCACACTTTCCCCAAGCCTCAAAAACCAGCATTGGCCATGTGGTCCAGCTTCTCTACAGAGCTAGCTGTTTCAAG gTTTCCAAGCGCGAGGGTGACTCGTCGCTAATGCAGCTAAAGGAGGAATTCCGCACTTACGAAGCGTTGCGTCGCGAACATGATGCTCAGATTGTGCAAATCGCAACGGAGGCTGGGCTGCGCATCGCTCCAGATCAGTGGTCGGCCCTACTTTACGGCGATACTGGCCATAAGTCGCACATGCAAAGCATCATCGATAAATTGCAGACGCCTCAGTCCTTTGCCCAAAGTGTGCAAGAACTCGTCATAGCTCTTCAACGCACACCTGACCCTGGGCAGCTCAGCAGCTTAAGACCCCAGCTTGAACTTCTCGCTTCTATTGATCCTAGTCCAG aATCAGAACCACCATCATGGACAGAATGTCGTTCAGCCTTGGAAGCCATAAAAATCGTTGTGAGTGCGTTGGTAGAGTTCATACAGCAGCACGGTAACCGCAAATCGCAAGACGGAGCCCATAATAGCAGTCAGTCTAAATACAAAGTGAGTATGTGTAGAGATCTGGCACTAAGGGGCTCCTGTCCCCGAGCCACTAGCTGCACTTTTGCTCACAGCGATCTCGAGCTTGACAAATATCGCTCAAAGAATCGCAAGCTTGGTACCAGGAGTAGTATGCCGATCAACGGCAATGCCGATGTGAAAAGTGAAAAGGCTTTGATTGTGACTACTGGAGGAGGCGGCGGTGGAGGCGGTACAAATAAAGGATTTAAGCAGTGCAAGGACGCAACAaacaattttaacaaaaatcaTGATAATTCACATAGAGAGA attttaatcaGATAAATAAGAGTAATCAAGCTCAGCATACTAGCGCTAACAATGAGAACTTTATCGGCTCCTTGACCAACTATATGCTACCTGGAACGCAAAATGTCTCTCGAATAATACCCCAAAAGGACATTCAATGCGGCCATTACATCGTGCCTACTGGTACTGGATCTCTTGATTACGCTGCCGCTAATCTCCACCTCTGGGACCCTACGCAGATCGGCCCTGGCATGCAGACTGTTTTTCctaacaacaacaataataacaacaagAAAAGTCGAACTGCAGCGAAGACACTGGCGGTATTGTTGCAACGTAGGATGGAGATCATCAATCAGCTGGAAAACATGGTTAGCAAGCAGGCACCGTCGCAGATGAAAGCA aattattATGACATTCAAAGTGACTCGCTGTACCCGAATTTTTCTATATGGACAAATGCACCTACAAATCAGTCTAATCCAGGGAATATCAACTTcactaataattttatctgCAATGATTCTATACTGTACGACGATGAATTTATACCTTTCGATGCTTCATCTGCTAACAAATACGGTCCGATTTCTAGACTGTCGAAATCTATTTTAAg acCAACAAATGGCGTCCAGCAAAATGGCTTATACAATGATGGTGTTGCGAATTCGATTTCCACTCTAAGACCTGTTCCAGCATCTAGTCCTATGGCTTCCCGATTTTACAATCAAC CTTTCACTGCTATTGGCACGAATGGAGGAATGCAACAAATCTCCAATTCAGGTCTCAATGATGCTTACATTACCCTCAACCGAAATCTACCAGAAACTGCTTCTCAAATGCAAATACCTCGTCAAGATTGCATGTCTAAAGA TTTAATAATTGAATCGCAAAAAGTTAAGCAGCAGTTGAAAAatttagagaaaaaaattaatgatttgaag CTCGCTACTCAAGGAGCGACGTACAGCGAAGGCGAGAGATTAGCGCAAGAACTGCAAATGATTGAAGCCGGGATCagagagaaggaaaaggaTGTGTGCAATTGGAGTCCATACAGTAACATGGCTTGGATTCAACCCCCCGTCAATCCGTTGAATAATCAAAGTATCAATAGGGATTTTAAAGCTGAAGAG GAGGACACCTACGAAGTTGACATAGCGAATGACATGCGAGAATTCGAGCTGCGATGGGAGTCTGAGCTGCAGGAGCAAGAAGAGCGCTGGTCCAAAGAGGAGGAGGTGAAGAAGTGA
- the LOC100119397 gene encoding calcium-binding mitochondrial carrier protein SCaMC-2 isoform X1, protein MPASNLARGAQMAGAAVTGTPPPAHYLHELPAQDEERLGRLFKKLDLDGNGRIDVHDLSKALHEAGVHERYAQKFLARSDQTKSGDISLAEFIHYVREHEKNLRLQFTDLDKNKDGKIDLEELIKAFKELGIEMERAEAKKLLQRMDKDGSLNISFNEWRDFLLYAPTTDIHELIQYWRHSTYMDIGEDLGVPDDFTNSEMVSGMWWRHLLAGGVAGAVSRTCTAPLDRIKVYLQVHGSRSCNIMSCGKYMLREGGIKSYWRGNGINVLKIGPETALKFMAYEQVKRYIKGQDTRELNIYERFVAGSIAGGVSQSAIYPLEVLKTRLALRKTGEFKGVFDAAQKIYNQAGLKSFYRGYIPNLIGILPYAGIDLAVYETLKNNYIRTHAKDETPAIWLLILCGTVSSTAGQVCSYPLALVRTRLQAQVAPVNGPMSMVGIFSDIFKREGVRGLYRGLTPNFLKVAPAVSTSYVVYEYVRSALGVNMT, encoded by the exons ATGCCGGCGAGCAATCTTGCACGAGGGGCGCAGATGGCGGGTGCGGCCGTTACTGGGACTCCGCCACCGGCGCATTATCTACACGAGCTGCCGGCTCAGGACGAGGAGAGGCTCGGAAGGCTATTCAAGAAGCTGGATCTCGATGGAAACGGCAGGATCGACGTGCACGATCTGTCCAAGGCGCTTCACGAGGCTGGCGTTCACGAACGTTACGCCCAG aaatttttGGCTCGCTCCGATCAAACAAAAAGCGGCGACATCAGCTTGGCAGAATTCATCCATTATGTGCGAgaacatgaaaaaaatttacgcCTGCAATTTACCGACCTCGATAAGAATAAGGATG GTAAAATAGACTTAGAAGAGTTGATAAAGGCATTCAAAGAACTTGGCATTGAAATGGAAAGAGcagaagcaaaaaaattattacaaag AATGGACAAAGATGGAAGCCTCAATATTAGTTTCAATGAATGGAGAGATTTTTTGCTGTATGCACCGACAACTGATATTCATGAACTTATTCAATATTGGCGACATTCTACG TATATGGACATTGGCGAGGACCTCGGCGTGCCAGATGATTTCACCAACAGCGAGATGGTCTCGGGAATGTGGTGGCGGCACCTGCTCGCCGGCGGCGTTGCCGGAGCCGTGTCGCGCACCTGTACGGCGCCACTCGACCGCATCAAAGTCTACCTGCAG GTACATGGTTCACGGTCTTGCAACATCATGAGCTGCGGCAAGTACATGTTACGCGAGGGCGGCATCAAAAGCTACTGGCGGGGCAACGGCATAAACGTACTTAAGATAGGGCCTGAGACGGCCCTCAAGTTCATGGCCTACGAGCAAGTAAAACGATATATCAAAGGTCAGGACACCCGGGAGTTGAACATCTACGAGAGGTTCGTCGCGGGCTCGATCGCCGGTGGTGTCAGTCAGTCCGCCATTTATCCGCTCGAG GTGCTGAAAACACGATTGGCATTGCGGAAAACGGGAGAATTCAAAGGTGTATTCGACGCTGCGCAGAAGATATACAATCAAGCAGGCTTGAAAAGTTTTTACAGAGGCTACATTCCCAATCTCATTGGAATCCTGCCGTACGCGGGAATCGATTTGGCTGTGTACGAG ACGTTAAAAAACAACTACATACGCACGCACGCAAAGGACGAGACGCCGGCGATTTGGCTGCTGATCCTCTGCGGTACGGTGTCGAGCACCGCGGGCCAGGTCTGCTCGTACCCATTGGCTCTAGTCAGGACGCGGCTGCAGGCCCAGGTCGCTCCGGTCAACGGACCCATGAGTATGGTCGGCATATTCTCGGACATCTTCAAGAGAGAAGGCGTCCGGGGGCTCTACAGAGGTCTCACGCCCAATTTCCTTAAG GTCGCACCAGCAGTATCAACGAGTTATGTCGTCTACGAGTACGTCCGATCGGCGCTGGGAGTGAACATGACGTGA
- the LOC100119397 gene encoding calcium-binding mitochondrial carrier protein SCaMC-2 isoform X2 has translation METAGSTCTICPRRFTRLAFTNVTPRWFRELGLEKFLARSDQTKSGDISLAEFIHYVREHEKNLRLQFTDLDKNKDGKIDLEELIKAFKELGIEMERAEAKKLLQRMDKDGSLNISFNEWRDFLLYAPTTDIHELIQYWRHSTYMDIGEDLGVPDDFTNSEMVSGMWWRHLLAGGVAGAVSRTCTAPLDRIKVYLQVHGSRSCNIMSCGKYMLREGGIKSYWRGNGINVLKIGPETALKFMAYEQVKRYIKGQDTRELNIYERFVAGSIAGGVSQSAIYPLEVLKTRLALRKTGEFKGVFDAAQKIYNQAGLKSFYRGYIPNLIGILPYAGIDLAVYETLKNNYIRTHAKDETPAIWLLILCGTVSSTAGQVCSYPLALVRTRLQAQVAPVNGPMSMVGIFSDIFKREGVRGLYRGLTPNFLKVAPAVSTSYVVYEYVRSALGVNMT, from the exons ATGGAAACGGCAGGATCGACGTGCACGATCTGTCCAAGGCGCTTCACGAGGCTGGCGTTCACGAACGTTACGCCCAGGTGGTTTCGGGAACTTGGACTTGAA aaatttttGGCTCGCTCCGATCAAACAAAAAGCGGCGACATCAGCTTGGCAGAATTCATCCATTATGTGCGAgaacatgaaaaaaatttacgcCTGCAATTTACCGACCTCGATAAGAATAAGGATG GTAAAATAGACTTAGAAGAGTTGATAAAGGCATTCAAAGAACTTGGCATTGAAATGGAAAGAGcagaagcaaaaaaattattacaaag AATGGACAAAGATGGAAGCCTCAATATTAGTTTCAATGAATGGAGAGATTTTTTGCTGTATGCACCGACAACTGATATTCATGAACTTATTCAATATTGGCGACATTCTACG TATATGGACATTGGCGAGGACCTCGGCGTGCCAGATGATTTCACCAACAGCGAGATGGTCTCGGGAATGTGGTGGCGGCACCTGCTCGCCGGCGGCGTTGCCGGAGCCGTGTCGCGCACCTGTACGGCGCCACTCGACCGCATCAAAGTCTACCTGCAG GTACATGGTTCACGGTCTTGCAACATCATGAGCTGCGGCAAGTACATGTTACGCGAGGGCGGCATCAAAAGCTACTGGCGGGGCAACGGCATAAACGTACTTAAGATAGGGCCTGAGACGGCCCTCAAGTTCATGGCCTACGAGCAAGTAAAACGATATATCAAAGGTCAGGACACCCGGGAGTTGAACATCTACGAGAGGTTCGTCGCGGGCTCGATCGCCGGTGGTGTCAGTCAGTCCGCCATTTATCCGCTCGAG GTGCTGAAAACACGATTGGCATTGCGGAAAACGGGAGAATTCAAAGGTGTATTCGACGCTGCGCAGAAGATATACAATCAAGCAGGCTTGAAAAGTTTTTACAGAGGCTACATTCCCAATCTCATTGGAATCCTGCCGTACGCGGGAATCGATTTGGCTGTGTACGAG ACGTTAAAAAACAACTACATACGCACGCACGCAAAGGACGAGACGCCGGCGATTTGGCTGCTGATCCTCTGCGGTACGGTGTCGAGCACCGCGGGCCAGGTCTGCTCGTACCCATTGGCTCTAGTCAGGACGCGGCTGCAGGCCCAGGTCGCTCCGGTCAACGGACCCATGAGTATGGTCGGCATATTCTCGGACATCTTCAAGAGAGAAGGCGTCCGGGGGCTCTACAGAGGTCTCACGCCCAATTTCCTTAAG GTCGCACCAGCAGTATCAACGAGTTATGTCGTCTACGAGTACGTCCGATCGGCGCTGGGAGTGAACATGACGTGA
- the LOC100119397 gene encoding calcium-binding mitochondrial carrier protein SCaMC-2-A isoform X3: MIRKFSPLSGTERDFKRLIPSAEMLHREEVITSGCTVCLEFLNRYHDLLQRYMDIGEDLGVPDDFTNSEMVSGMWWRHLLAGGVAGAVSRTCTAPLDRIKVYLQVHGSRSCNIMSCGKYMLREGGIKSYWRGNGINVLKIGPETALKFMAYEQVKRYIKGQDTRELNIYERFVAGSIAGGVSQSAIYPLEVLKTRLALRKTGEFKGVFDAAQKIYNQAGLKSFYRGYIPNLIGILPYAGIDLAVYETLKNNYIRTHAKDETPAIWLLILCGTVSSTAGQVCSYPLALVRTRLQAQVAPVNGPMSMVGIFSDIFKREGVRGLYRGLTPNFLKVAPAVSTSYVVYEYVRSALGVNMT; encoded by the exons ATGATAAGAAagttctctcctctctcgggCACCGAGAGAGATTTCAAGAGGCTCATACCCTCGGCCGAGATGCTGCACCGGGAGGAAGTCATCACCAGCGGCTGCACCGTCTGCCTCGAGTTCCTCAACCGATACCATGACCTTCTACAACGG TATATGGACATTGGCGAGGACCTCGGCGTGCCAGATGATTTCACCAACAGCGAGATGGTCTCGGGAATGTGGTGGCGGCACCTGCTCGCCGGCGGCGTTGCCGGAGCCGTGTCGCGCACCTGTACGGCGCCACTCGACCGCATCAAAGTCTACCTGCAG GTACATGGTTCACGGTCTTGCAACATCATGAGCTGCGGCAAGTACATGTTACGCGAGGGCGGCATCAAAAGCTACTGGCGGGGCAACGGCATAAACGTACTTAAGATAGGGCCTGAGACGGCCCTCAAGTTCATGGCCTACGAGCAAGTAAAACGATATATCAAAGGTCAGGACACCCGGGAGTTGAACATCTACGAGAGGTTCGTCGCGGGCTCGATCGCCGGTGGTGTCAGTCAGTCCGCCATTTATCCGCTCGAG GTGCTGAAAACACGATTGGCATTGCGGAAAACGGGAGAATTCAAAGGTGTATTCGACGCTGCGCAGAAGATATACAATCAAGCAGGCTTGAAAAGTTTTTACAGAGGCTACATTCCCAATCTCATTGGAATCCTGCCGTACGCGGGAATCGATTTGGCTGTGTACGAG ACGTTAAAAAACAACTACATACGCACGCACGCAAAGGACGAGACGCCGGCGATTTGGCTGCTGATCCTCTGCGGTACGGTGTCGAGCACCGCGGGCCAGGTCTGCTCGTACCCATTGGCTCTAGTCAGGACGCGGCTGCAGGCCCAGGTCGCTCCGGTCAACGGACCCATGAGTATGGTCGGCATATTCTCGGACATCTTCAAGAGAGAAGGCGTCCGGGGGCTCTACAGAGGTCTCACGCCCAATTTCCTTAAG GTCGCACCAGCAGTATCAACGAGTTATGTCGTCTACGAGTACGTCCGATCGGCGCTGGGAGTGAACATGACGTGA
- the LOC100119397 gene encoding calcium-binding mitochondrial carrier protein SCaMC-2-A isoform X4 yields MDTLDNIDSDLWLEIYVKYMDIGEDLGVPDDFTNSEMVSGMWWRHLLAGGVAGAVSRTCTAPLDRIKVYLQVHGSRSCNIMSCGKYMLREGGIKSYWRGNGINVLKIGPETALKFMAYEQVKRYIKGQDTRELNIYERFVAGSIAGGVSQSAIYPLEVLKTRLALRKTGEFKGVFDAAQKIYNQAGLKSFYRGYIPNLIGILPYAGIDLAVYETLKNNYIRTHAKDETPAIWLLILCGTVSSTAGQVCSYPLALVRTRLQAQVAPVNGPMSMVGIFSDIFKREGVRGLYRGLTPNFLKVAPAVSTSYVVYEYVRSALGVNMT; encoded by the exons ATGGATACCCTGGACAATATCGATAGCGATCTGTGGCTCGAGATCTACGTAAAG TATATGGACATTGGCGAGGACCTCGGCGTGCCAGATGATTTCACCAACAGCGAGATGGTCTCGGGAATGTGGTGGCGGCACCTGCTCGCCGGCGGCGTTGCCGGAGCCGTGTCGCGCACCTGTACGGCGCCACTCGACCGCATCAAAGTCTACCTGCAG GTACATGGTTCACGGTCTTGCAACATCATGAGCTGCGGCAAGTACATGTTACGCGAGGGCGGCATCAAAAGCTACTGGCGGGGCAACGGCATAAACGTACTTAAGATAGGGCCTGAGACGGCCCTCAAGTTCATGGCCTACGAGCAAGTAAAACGATATATCAAAGGTCAGGACACCCGGGAGTTGAACATCTACGAGAGGTTCGTCGCGGGCTCGATCGCCGGTGGTGTCAGTCAGTCCGCCATTTATCCGCTCGAG GTGCTGAAAACACGATTGGCATTGCGGAAAACGGGAGAATTCAAAGGTGTATTCGACGCTGCGCAGAAGATATACAATCAAGCAGGCTTGAAAAGTTTTTACAGAGGCTACATTCCCAATCTCATTGGAATCCTGCCGTACGCGGGAATCGATTTGGCTGTGTACGAG ACGTTAAAAAACAACTACATACGCACGCACGCAAAGGACGAGACGCCGGCGATTTGGCTGCTGATCCTCTGCGGTACGGTGTCGAGCACCGCGGGCCAGGTCTGCTCGTACCCATTGGCTCTAGTCAGGACGCGGCTGCAGGCCCAGGTCGCTCCGGTCAACGGACCCATGAGTATGGTCGGCATATTCTCGGACATCTTCAAGAGAGAAGGCGTCCGGGGGCTCTACAGAGGTCTCACGCCCAATTTCCTTAAG GTCGCACCAGCAGTATCAACGAGTTATGTCGTCTACGAGTACGTCCGATCGGCGCTGGGAGTGAACATGACGTGA
- the LOC100119366 gene encoding 6-phosphogluconolactonase — MSAEILIEPDATGVVQRLALIVEKCANEAIDNEDIFKIGLSGGSLVKFLSEGLPTINTDWSKWRFFFCDERIVSFENGESTYGLYRESLIGNLPITEDQFIKINPDLSAEEAAKDYIKKMSVYFPPDSVPRFDVLLLGMGPDGHTCSLFPNHRLLDETSLWVCPINDSPKPPSSRITLTFPVINNARACIFAATGASKKEMVKRILKDKENLPAARVQPTNGTLYWILDKDAAGGL; from the exons ATGTCTGCGGAGATTCTCATCGAGCCGGACGCGACCGGCGTCGTCCAGAGGCTGGCGCTCATCGTCGAGAAGTGCGCGAACGAAGCCATCGACAACGAGGATATCTTCAAAATTGGCCTGTCCg GTGGATCGCTAGTGAAGTTCCTGTCTGAGGGTCTTCCTACTATCAACACTGACTGGAGCAAGTGGAGATTCTTCTTCTGCGACGAGAGGATTGTATCCTTTGAGAATGGAGAGTCAACGTATGGACTTTACAGGGAGAGCTTGATCGGGAATCTTCCTATTACTGAAGATCAGTTCATAAAAATCAATCCTGACCTTTCAG CTGAGGAAGCAGCTAAAGACTACATCAAGAAAATGTCAGTGTATTTCCCTCCTGACAGTGTGCCGAGATTTGATGTTCTGCTACTTGGAATGGGACCAGATGGTCATACCTGCTCATTGTTTCCTAATCATCGGTTATTAGATGAAACCAGTTTGTGGGTGTGCCCAATAAACGACTCTCCCAAGCCACCATCATCCAGGATCACCTTGACCTTCCCAGTGATCAACAATGCAAGGGCATGCATTTTTGCTGCAACTGGAGCAAGCAAAAAAGAAATGGTCAAA CGCATATTGAAAGACAAAGAGAACTTACCTGCTGCCAGAGTACAGCCAACAAATGGCACTCTGTACTGGATTTTGGACAAAGATGCTGCTGGAGGCTTATAG